A window of Daucus carota subsp. sativus chromosome 2, DH1 v3.0, whole genome shotgun sequence genomic DNA:
TTATATATGTACCCTGTTGAATCAAATAATTTTCGATGTCTTTCATCTTTGCAATATCTTGTGATTATAGCAGCTCTAGTATACATATCCAGCTAACAGATGCCTGAGACTATTGACAAACTCGTTTTCAAATTTGCAACATGCCTTCTttcaaaataatcaaataactGCATAACCCAATTTCTGGTTGCCTACTTGCCTCAAGAAACAGAAGAGCAACTTGTCTCTTGCTTAATGGCAGTACCAGTTTTAGTACAGTTAATTGTTCAAAATTTTACTTCATTTGCCTCTTAATCAGACCTTCAATGGCAAAACCATACTGCAATGCACCTATAACAGGACCGCTTCTTTTACATTTATTGAATGTTACTAGCTGATTATTGTAATATAGAGGTACATTGGTTTCAGTTTCGTGTTCATCTCTCATAGGAACAAATGCACCCTGTTTATTAATGATCTCATGTTAAACGTTTGCTGGATCTAGTCAGTAGGATGTGTTTGACTCTTTCATTGTTTAGTAAAAATCATAAAGTTCATGGTCTATATTTATTGTTCCGGCCACTATCATCTAGTTCCCCTGCACAACTTGTGATGGAAACATTGTTGATTGTCTGCAGGCTTTAATGTTGAGACTGTTGAATACAAAAACATCAGCTTTACTGTGTGGGATGTTGGCGGTCAGGACAAGGTTGTTATCTTTTCTCCATAAATTTCTGTTAACAATTTAGAAGTTTATTAGAATCCATTTTTGGTTGATAAACACTACTTGTTCCTCTACACCCCTTGCAAAGTATATTCTAACTCATGATATTAATTTTGACATCATTGAAGTTACTATGAATATCTGCTGACCATATTTTATGCAGATTCGTCCACTGTGGAGGCACTATTTCCAAAACACACAAGGTCTTATATTTGTGGTTGACAGCAATGATAGAGACCGAGTTGTGGAGGCTAGAGATGAGTTGCATAGAATGTTGAATGAGGTAATTTTTCCAATAATATAGTTGCCTATGTGTTAATGTAATTATGTGTCTAAAGAAAACAAATTAGATCTGGAAGCattttagttatattaatactagtatcaatttatatttttagtgaAGGTACTGAAATAACTAAAAATGTGTGTTGTGcctacaattatatatgtacaaCTTTTTTGGTGAACAATACGTATCATGGCCGGGTGTATTGTCTCAGGTGTTAGATACAAGTTTAGGATACAAATTATTTGGTAGACATTAAAGAGCATGTTAATATTTGCTTCTGTAGGATGAGCTACGAGATGCAGTGCTACTCGTATTTGCTAACAAACAAGATCTTCCGAATGCAATGAATGCTGCTGAAATAACAGATAAGCTTGGTCTCCACTCTCTTCGACAGCGCCATTGGTAATTATTTTAGACTTTGATGTTTTACAGTAACTTATCAATGTAGATATTATATGGAATGATCTGTTTTTGTTTTGACTTTCAGTACATGTTCTTATCTTGTTCTCTATATGTAGGTATATTCAGAGCACCTGTGCAACCTCAGGGGAGGGACTTTATGAGGGGTTGGATTGGCTTTCCAACAACATTGCTAGCAAGGCAAGTGTTTACAACTTTACATACTATCAAATCATTTTTCACATTAGTAATCGTTCCACTATCAAATCATTGTTTCGCATTTTTAATGGTTAGCTTGTACTGAGAATGTAAATTGacgtttgtttttttattctTCTGAATACAGTCATGAGCAGATGCAAAGTTGTTTGCCGGGAGTGGTTATGGATGCAGAATTATTATCtagttttttcttcttttggcTCCCCACCCACACTATATTAGGGTCGCCACCACTGTCTTTAAACCAAAGCTGGACCTAAACCTGACCTTCAAGTGGTCGGAAAGAATGCCGGGTTATATATACGAATTCTGGAGACAATAAATACTTGTATGAGTAATTTGCAAATTTGTAATATAATGCTTGTATGATGTTGAGACATAATTTTCCATCACTTTCCGATTTTTGGTAGTTTATTCCTTATTGGTTTCTTTCTTATTGCATGTCACTGCCACACATTATGTCAGTGAAAGGAATATTTTGCTTGTTCTGTGTATCACGGCAGCTGAAGTCGTTCACAAATAGTTATTATACATGCACCACAAATTTTTGGTGGCTTTACTGAAATACATACAATTTGAAACTTCTAGTCGACACTTCTAATTTTCTTTAGTTGTTATTCAGCTTTAGGATTATCTTTTAATTTGTGCTTTTATTGTTAACTATATGTATGGTAAAAGTTTTTGTTCTAAAGTTTACGTGGTTTCAGCtatttataaaatgtaattcatatatttctttttattacaTTTGAAGTTACAGTAATGCATATATGATGGATAGATGGTGTAGATTTTAACAgaacataaatttttaaacCGTAGGAATGTAACTGTATTTGACATTTTATATTACAACTTGCGCGAGgcttataaaataaaatgttcaTGTATTCCAGTTGCCCAGGTTGCACAGCAATTTATTTATAGCAATGAAGCAGGTCTTCAGTAATCAAACTGTCTCTACCAATCGTCTTCATGCGAAACAGTTATAAGCAAATtacaaactaaataaaaatatttttctgtaaATTTCAGCTGGGCTAagctatatactccctccgccccACTGAGATATATACATTTGTATCGGGCatggagactaagaaaagtgtataaagtaatgtaaagtaataagaaagagaaagaaaagtaggtaaagtggtggaacccattaatatttaagtgatagatttggaaaagtagatgaagttagtgggtgagtgggatttttatattataaaagtttactattttaggaaaattttgaaatgtatagaattgaatgggacatcccgaaaaggaaagtgtatagaaatcagagggacggagggagtagtatgtATGTTGGGTTGCCTGACATGTTTATGTTAGCGACATGCGAAAAAAACATTAAAGAATTTAATTCCAAGTTTTTGATTAATATacaaactagcataaaagcccgtgcgaggcacggggctctagttcttgctgtattttaaataatattcatatatcattatattattcTCGTACGGACCTTGAATTtgtattgtgttttaaataatatccgtgtgtcatcatattgtttcgagcgtaactattatgttttactttttgacaaaatatgtaaacatgaaaaatgtaatatatgcaacctaatagcattaatagtaataataagtactattccctccatcccattttatatgacccttattcctttttgagacatctctaaaataatgaacttattatacttactatttttaaacactatttttcactattacacccactacttctctattatatactcttttatattaaataaacactattacactcacaaCTTAccaccactatctcaaatctattattaaattttgatatattccaccactttacccactttccaactaaatttactcttttttactacatttttcttaatctccgtgaaagtcaaataaggttACTTAAAataggacgaagggagtatatttttaaaaaaaattatagattaaaaactacatttgaactgatatttctatattcaaattcgttaggatatagagaccattatcatattatcaatgttcaaaatccttttataataaaagaaattaatatgacatagcccacgttgaaagcccatcaatttttcttttcaaagatgctcgcttaaacctcagtttttgtgcttatttctcacattcatgacttaaaatttctataatattgtattggtgctcgtttaaactattaagttagatttgaattcgttcatttttattcgaatacgaattatatctattttttgaaatctgaatcatgccacgaacccgattattcatattctttttcaattttaaatttatttatgtaaataattaatttatagatattaatctatcatgtaaacaatatatgagactaaactgaaataataactcatcccaaataaataagatattgaaacgaatataaatacaaaagttttaaagtatgtaattaatgtttttgaataacaaactaattgtttatgtagctcaagtggtttgagtgatgtatttgtattGGAGAGATCTTGAGTTCGAGTCTCATGGataacatcttttttttatatatatgagaagaggttaggttcggagttaggctcaggttcggagctaggtaatttatttgctcaggagggaggcttgacacgaacctgttgggctactatatatataagtagaagtGCTATCTGACGACCTTATTTTTTACTGGATGTATGCTACTAAGATACATATGTCGACAAGCTGCCATGTATTGGTTTAATTTCCTATCCTTGTATGTTAAAGTATTCATGATATCGATGGCATcgaattaaaataattacatataaataCTGGAAAGCAGACACGTTCTCCAGTCATATTCCCAGACTCCAAAGCTGTTGGGGAGGAATATAACCAAGGATCTTACGATCAAGTGGTTAATGGCAGCGGCTGAGCTTCACCCTTTCATTGAGCACACACATTTGGGTTTTTGTTGTATATACGTTTTGTCAACAAGTCAATGCCAACCCCTGTACTACACAAGAGGAGTATATGGATACACCTGTATGCAAAATAGGACCCGATTTCTTGAAGGTTTCCTATTGTCATCGCTCTCAAGAATGTGACCTTATGCTGGGAAAGGTGGTAGACAGGTTTAATTTCCAAATATCTGCACAGAGAGATACCATAGCTTGTGAATAAGGATCATATATTCAACGGGTGGGTGTGAATGAATATCAAAATTGTGTGCAGTTGTGGCTCCTAAGATCTTAGTGGGAGACCAAGATTCTTGTTATGAATTCCTAATCATCTTTAGCTGCATCTTGAACTATTTAATTTCAAAAGTACAAAGACAATATAGATATAACTAGATGTATTTCTTTATCCAGACCAGAAAAAGAGAGAGATAAAAAAGAGGTGTACTCTCGTCAGGGTGAGTTTATTCTGCCCCTATAACTCAATCTACACTTCAACCAAGTTCAATACAAGATACAACCACAAGTCCACAACACCTGAGAATGGAATGactaaaaataaacataaacaatagaattgagtgcaaaattgttatgattaGATTTGTGAAGAAATTGAGTATAGgaaggaatggagcattccttctcAAATTGGGAGTGTGTTCTCTAGTATAGGGTATAAGGAAtagaatggaggaaggaatgaaatttataaataattatctgTAAACATAGttcaagttttattttattccttccaaattcattcaccccaaccaaacacaacatagtgTCTAACGAATGTAAAAACATCACAGGTGTGTCTAGTTTTAAGATCTAACAGTCCAGAGAGACAACAGAATGATGCACTTCAGGGTGACGAATTCTGAATTCAGTAGTTCTTAAACAAGCAttccgtaaaatcatttcatgAACACAAAAATATGGATTTAGAATATATTCATCTAGAATTTCAACAATAATGCTGCAAAAAATATTATCTCCTTTCTACAGCAGACAACCTGATGAATGGTAAGATAGTAGCATTCAGCATCGTTAAAGTTTTAAGTCTGGCAACTTTGTTAATAATAAACAAGTAAATAGTTCACATCACAGTATGTATTATAAGCctgtaatatataaaacatgaaAGATGTGCAGTTTTTTGTTATTCATGAACAGCCCAGATGGATAGATATTTGTATTCTAGatgtattattttttacatCTGGACTTCggtttattttaatacaattaaaaTGTCATACTAGTATTACTTAAGAAGACATAGCACTCACTCTTCCTCTCCTAGTCCTGGCATGCGCAAATATCCAATCactatttgattaaaaaatcaGCATATGAAATCTCAGCCGTTTACCCTAAATGATAAGGCCGAATCAATGTAAGCTGGACAGCAAAATTATGTTCATACATTTCCATTTCCCTCCACATCAAGCCGAAAAAATAATTCtcacataaattatttatataaagaaatttgataaagacaTCAAATTAGTATTTGAATCTCATTTGAAGTTCATTTGTGTGCATTTGATTTCCATTTAAACCCTATATAATAAGCCTTAAGTGTTCACTCTAGAACCTAGGAACAAAGGCAGGTAGAGTAGCAACTTTAGAGTTGTTGGTTTATTTTCCCCACACTCCTCAATACATAAGTTAGCATTAAACTTTGTTGTTTCTGTACCATTAAGTGAGCTTCCAAAGCTACAAAATGGCTCCAGGAGTACCAGTGGACACCCTTACTTGTAGCAGAAAGTCACCTACTCAGAAAGCAGGGGACAAGAAGAGGGCCTACGTGACATTTTTAGCAGGTAACGGTGACTATGT
This region includes:
- the LOC108208971 gene encoding ADP-ribosylation factor 1, which translates into the protein MGLSFTKLFSRLFAKKEMRILMVGLDAAGKTTILYKLKLGEIVTTIPTIGFNVETVEYKNISFTVWDVGGQDKIRPLWRHYFQNTQGLIFVVDSNDRDRVVEARDELHRMLNEDELRDAVLLVFANKQDLPNAMNAAEITDKLGLHSLRQRHWYIQSTCATSGEGLYEGLDWLSNNIASKS